Proteins found in one uncultured Methanobrevibacter sp. genomic segment:
- the iscB gene encoding RNA-guided endonuclease IscB yields MFVYVLNMHGEPLMPCRPRKARILLKDKKAKVVNRTPFTIQLLHRSSDYRQPVNLGVDAGSKYIGLSATTSKKELFKATVELRQDISKLLESRRSQRRNRRSKLRYRPARFNNRSKKGKLAPSIQHKIECHLTMIKRVCSILPVDNIIVETAEFDTYKLKNPEINGVEYQHGDAEGFYNVKSAVLSRDKYTCQICGKKHTKLEVHHIIFKSQGGSNRMDNLVTLCSDCHSKIHKKQLTFNKKVKTFKHASHMNIMRKRILESLKREFNNVYETFGYLTKYLRENLGIVKSHCNDAFVISHNLEAEQSDVEYLFKKVRRHNRQIHKAKPSKGGQRRKNQSPYIINGFRRYDKVMYKSIECFITGKRSSGYFQLKSFNGTVISQGVSSKKLKLLEPIKGWLIDWRIAIPSST; encoded by the coding sequence ATGTTTGTTTACGTACTAAACATGCATGGTGAACCGTTAATGCCATGCCGACCAAGAAAAGCAAGAATATTATTGAAAGATAAGAAAGCAAAAGTTGTGAATCGTACACCATTTACCATACAATTACTGCATCGATCTTCAGATTATCGTCAACCGGTTAATCTAGGTGTTGATGCTGGAAGCAAATATATTGGATTGTCTGCAACAACCAGTAAAAAAGAATTATTCAAAGCCACTGTCGAATTAAGACAGGACATTAGTAAATTACTGGAAAGTAGAAGGAGTCAGCGCAGGAATCGCAGGAGCAAGTTACGTTATCGTCCAGCCCGGTTTAATAATCGTAGTAAAAAAGGAAAATTGGCTCCCAGTATTCAGCATAAAATTGAATGTCATTTAACTATGATTAAACGTGTTTGCAGTATACTTCCAGTGGACAACATTATTGTTGAGACTGCTGAATTTGACACATATAAACTAAAAAATCCTGAAATAAATGGTGTTGAGTATCAGCATGGAGATGCTGAAGGTTTCTATAACGTTAAATCCGCTGTTTTAAGCAGAGACAAATATACATGCCAAATATGTGGAAAAAAACATACAAAATTAGAAGTACACCACATCATTTTTAAAAGTCAAGGCGGTTCTAATCGTATGGACAATCTTGTAACATTATGCAGCGATTGTCACAGTAAAATCCATAAAAAACAATTAACCTTTAACAAAAAAGTAAAAACATTTAAACATGCAAGCCACATGAACATCATGAGAAAAAGAATACTGGAATCCCTCAAGAGAGAGTTTAATAATGTTTATGAAACATTTGGTTATTTAACGAAGTATCTTCGAGAGAATTTAGGTATTGTTAAGTCCCATTGCAATGATGCTTTTGTGATTAGTCATAATTTGGAAGCTGAACAATCAGATGTTGAATATTTATTTAAAAAAGTTAGAAGACACAACCGACAGATTCACAAAGCCAAACCCAGTAAAGGAGGACAAAGACGAAAAAACCAATCACCATACATCATCAATGGATTTAGAAGATACGACAAAGTAATGTATAAAAGTATAGAATGTTTTATTACAGGAAAACGTAGCAGCGGGTATTTTCAGCTGAAAAGTTTCAATGGAACTGTAATCAGCCAAGGAGTAAGTAGTAAGAAGTTAAAATTATTAGAACCTATAAAAGGTTGGTTAATAGATTGGAGGATAGCAATTCCATCCTCGACCTAA
- a CDS encoding Ig-like domain repeat protein, producing the protein MKNKILILLIAVTLIFMIGSVSAVNETDIAVSQNYDSQESVVEDVNEELPDESSKLGNEDNLTKVKTSVKSEDTNIVKGKDFTVQLTDSNSTPVANKTITFKFNNKNTKVVTDNDGFAKLKINVEPGTYTLKYSFSGDDGYSASSGSTKIFVISSSTSKIAAKTYTAYVGLTNIYTVTLTAGDTPLSGRVVVFKINGKTYNKKTNSKGQAKLSINLPKANYRITFSYAGEKNIKSTSGSSQITVLNGMPTKMSKANSVIYRNKKAGYFKVKLLDMRNHPLKSANVKFKLKGKTYVKKTNANGIASLKIKLKTGNYKIKAYFSKTSMYKQVSKTYTVKVKPKHVTNNGMWLFGKDMKAVNFNTLKKHEFKHVFLNFKAVELYGKSGVENWIKQAKSYGIKVHLWMQVFYGKGNWQNPVRNGGIDYELINSKVKEAKSYAKIKGVTGVHFDYLRYPGNAYQYKNSINAVNTFVKKAANAVHSVNKKLIVSAAVMPEPSSMKTYYAQDIRTMGKYFDAIVPMVYKGNYNAGRTWIKWVTQTFDKQSSKAQIWTGLQSYRSDSSLNKLSATELMGDADAAVLGGAKGVILFRFGLFNFLNFKEL; encoded by the coding sequence ATGAAAAATAAAATATTGATTTTATTAATTGCAGTGACATTAATTTTCATGATAGGTTCCGTCAGTGCAGTCAATGAAACCGATATTGCAGTATCTCAAAATTACGATTCACAGGAGTCTGTTGTAGAAGATGTTAATGAAGAACTCCCTGACGAATCATCAAAACTGGGAAATGAAGATAATCTAACCAAAGTCAAGACATCAGTCAAAAGCGAAGATACTAATATTGTTAAGGGAAAGGATTTCACTGTCCAGCTGACAGATTCAAATTCAACACCTGTGGCGAACAAGACCATAACATTCAAGTTCAACAATAAGAATACAAAAGTCGTTACCGACAATGACGGATTTGCAAAACTTAAAATCAATGTCGAACCCGGAACATACACACTCAAGTACTCATTTTCAGGAGATGACGGATATTCGGCAAGTAGCGGTTCAACCAAAATCTTTGTAATCTCATCATCAACTTCAAAGATAGCCGCCAAGACCTACACTGCATATGTGGGCCTGACCAATATCTATACCGTAACATTGACTGCAGGTGACACTCCACTTTCCGGTAGGGTTGTCGTGTTTAAGATCAATGGAAAGACATACAACAAAAAGACAAACAGCAAAGGGCAGGCTAAACTCAGCATCAATCTGCCTAAGGCAAATTATAGAATCACATTCTCCTATGCCGGTGAAAAGAACATTAAATCGACATCAGGATCATCTCAAATAACCGTTTTGAATGGAATGCCTACCAAAATGTCCAAGGCAAATTCCGTAATATACAGAAACAAGAAAGCCGGATATTTCAAGGTCAAATTGCTTGACATGAGAAACCATCCTTTAAAGTCAGCAAATGTCAAATTCAAGCTTAAGGGCAAAACCTATGTCAAAAAAACTAATGCCAATGGTATTGCAAGCCTTAAAATCAAATTGAAAACAGGCAACTATAAGATTAAGGCCTACTTTTCCAAAACTTCCATGTACAAACAGGTATCCAAAACCTATACGGTAAAAGTGAAGCCTAAACATGTTACCAACAATGGTATGTGGCTTTTCGGTAAGGATATGAAAGCCGTCAACTTCAATACTCTTAAGAAGCATGAATTCAAGCATGTTTTCCTGAATTTCAAAGCCGTTGAACTGTATGGTAAAAGCGGAGTTGAGAATTGGATCAAGCAGGCAAAATCATACGGCATAAAGGTTCATCTGTGGATGCAGGTCTTTTATGGAAAGGGCAACTGGCAGAATCCGGTCAGGAATGGCGGAATAGATTATGAACTGATCAATTCAAAGGTCAAGGAGGCCAAAAGCTATGCCAAAATCAAAGGTGTGACCGGAGTTCACTTTGACTATCTCAGATATCCGGGAAATGCTTATCAGTATAAAAACTCTATAAATGCGGTCAACACATTTGTCAAAAAGGCCGCAAATGCAGTCCACAGCGTAAATAAAAAACTGATCGTATCTGCAGCTGTGATGCCGGAGCCTTCCTCAATGAAGACATACTACGCTCAGGACATCAGGACAATGGGCAAATACTTCGATGCGATTGTCCCTATGGTCTATAAGGGAAACTACAATGCCGGAAGGACATGGATCAAGTGGGTTACCCAAACATTTGACAAGCAATCCAGCAAGGCACAAATCTGGACAGGTCTTCAGTCATACAGATCCGATTCCAGTTTGAATAAACTATCTGCTACAGAACTGATGGGAGATGCTGATGCCGCTGTTTTAGGCGGAGCAAAAGGTGTAATCCTATTCAGATTCGGACTGTTCAATTTCTTAAACTTCAAGGAGCTCTAA
- a CDS encoding sodium-dependent transporter → MSKQGQWDSPIAFIFAMIGAAVGLGNIWRFSYVLYSNGGGSFFIPYLIAIAIMGIPFLILEYGVGFSFRDSFSNIVKKINPKFEIFAWMLVIFVFVVTIYYMVILSWDLVYLGSSFTFSWGTDVAHYFVNNVGGSSNLSNASFLLVPTTIGVVALWILLWFIAHRNVDEGIGKASKILIPALFIIMGSIIVYALTLPGASIGINTLLTPDWTKLTDVNIWLAAFAQIIFSLSMGQAIALTYASYLPENSRLIDNALIVIASNSLFEICTAFGVFSILGYMSFTHGTPMVQLITEGTGLVFVVFPMIFNIMGPIGRVLAPLLFLAILFAGITSALGFFEPMLNSASNKLGWSRTKTATILSVIGCVFSVILTTGISSYLVSIVDSFVNEFGILILIAVQCVIFAWFYNVDKIIPALNEYSIFSVGKTWKFVIRYLLPCVLSAMWLIGIIKLFSTAKQFEIVVDVIIIALVMVFALILTKINPANE, encoded by the coding sequence ATGTCAAAACAAGGTCAATGGGATTCGCCTATAGCTTTTATTTTTGCAATGATTGGGGCGGCAGTAGGTTTAGGTAACATTTGGCGTTTCAGTTATGTGCTTTATTCTAATGGTGGGGGATCATTTTTCATTCCTTACCTTATTGCCATAGCTATAATGGGAATTCCGTTTTTAATATTAGAATATGGTGTGGGATTCTCATTCAGGGATTCCTTTTCGAACATTGTTAAAAAAATCAATCCGAAATTTGAAATTTTCGCGTGGATGTTGGTTATTTTTGTTTTTGTAGTCACAATCTACTATATGGTTATCCTAAGTTGGGACCTTGTGTATCTGGGTTCAAGCTTCACATTCAGCTGGGGAACCGACGTTGCGCACTACTTTGTAAACAACGTTGGAGGCAGTTCCAACCTTTCCAATGCAAGTTTCCTTCTGGTTCCAACAACAATAGGTGTTGTTGCATTGTGGATACTGCTTTGGTTCATTGCTCACAGGAATGTTGATGAAGGTATCGGTAAGGCTTCAAAAATCCTTATTCCGGCACTGTTTATCATAATGGGCAGTATAATCGTTTATGCCCTGACCCTGCCTGGTGCGAGCATCGGTATCAACACTCTCCTGACTCCGGACTGGACAAAACTGACAGATGTCAACATCTGGCTTGCCGCATTTGCTCAAATCATATTTTCATTAAGTATGGGACAGGCTATCGCCTTGACATATGCAAGCTATCTGCCTGAAAACTCCAGACTCATTGACAATGCATTGATAGTCATTGCATCCAATTCCCTTTTTGAAATATGTACCGCATTCGGGGTATTCTCAATTCTGGGATATATGTCATTTACACACGGTACTCCAATGGTTCAGCTGATTACCGAGGGTACAGGTTTGGTTTTCGTCGTTTTCCCTATGATATTTAACATCATGGGTCCGATCGGAAGAGTTCTTGCTCCGTTACTGTTTCTGGCAATTCTCTTTGCGGGAATCACTTCCGCTTTGGGATTTTTCGAGCCGATGCTGAACTCAGCATCAAACAAGCTCGGATGGTCAAGAACCAAAACCGCAACAATACTGTCAGTTATCGGATGTGTATTTTCAGTAATCCTTACAACAGGAATAAGCAGTTATCTTGTAAGCATAGTCGACTCATTTGTCAATGAATTCGGAATACTGATTTTGATTGCTGTTCAGTGTGTAATCTTTGCATGGTTCTATAACGTTGACAAGATTATTCCGGCTCTCAACGAGTACTCAATATTCTCCGTGGGTAAGACATGGAAATTCGTAATAAGATATCTGCTTCCATGTGTGCTCAGTGCAATGTGGCTTATTGGAATAATTAAGCTGTTCTCCACTGCAAAACAGTTTGAAATCGTTGTCGATGTCATTATAATCGCATTGGTAATGGTATTTGCACTGATTCTTACAAAAATTAATCCGGCAAATGAGTAA
- a CDS encoding translation initiation factor IF-6: MLKRMDIVGNPNIGVFCLATDNLAIVPYNLLDERAEIIKETLEVEVVKSSISGSSLIGSLAVANSNGIVVSPHVLDREVKQFEDIGLNVATMPGQYTAVGNIVAANDNGAIASPFISEEAIQVLEETLDVDVKTSHIVGSDIIGSLIKVTNRGFLMSKNALTSEVNFAREVFGVEGDIGTVGRGIPLVGACILGNSNGAIVDKDSTGPEMARVEEALGFLDDDF, encoded by the coding sequence ATGTTGAAAAGAATGGACATTGTAGGAAATCCGAATATAGGGGTATTTTGTCTTGCAACCGACAATCTGGCTATTGTTCCTTATAATCTTTTAGATGAAAGAGCAGAAATTATCAAGGAAACATTAGAAGTTGAAGTTGTAAAATCTTCTATTTCAGGATCAAGCCTTATAGGATCTTTAGCTGTAGCTAATTCAAACGGTATTGTTGTTTCCCCACATGTTTTAGATAGGGAAGTTAAACAGTTTGAGGATATTGGATTGAACGTAGCTACCATGCCTGGCCAATACACTGCCGTAGGTAACATCGTGGCTGCAAACGACAATGGTGCGATAGCTTCACCATTCATATCCGAAGAAGCGATTCAGGTTCTCGAGGAAACCCTTGATGTGGATGTAAAAACATCACATATCGTTGGAAGTGACATTATCGGTTCTCTAATCAAGGTCACAAACAGGGGATTTCTGATGAGCAAGAACGCACTGACCTCAGAAGTTAACTTTGCTCGTGAAGTATTTGGTGTTGAAGGAGACATTGGTACTGTAGGAAGAGGCATTCCACTTGTCGGCGCTTGCATACTCGGAAACTCAAATGGTGCAATCGTGGATAAGGATAGTACTGGTCCTGAAATGGCTAGAGTTGAAGAAGCGTTAGGCTTTTTGGATGATGACTTTTAA
- the ftsY gene encoding signal recognition particle-docking protein FtsY, whose product MFESLKKKFSRTSEKLEEELIEEAEAEDNLQEESGSRFSFFSFGKKKEEETEEEEDENLLPEAEEVEESEEVLEEPAEEPKEEKKSRFWSRSKDETPEEDEAEEVLEETPEEDEAEEVLEEIEEKDEPKEEKKSRFWSRNKEESSEEEDDEPKEEKKSHFWSRNKDESSDDGQEDEAEEKEEKSHFWSRNKDKDEKDVSADGEAKGGIFSFVREKTIQEKHVEDILFELEMELLQGDVAMEVATEVVESVKENLVGKKIKRSNDITEYTFYALRDAVSDIISIEGKSMTEMLEEKKAQGEPLVVMFVGINGTGKTTTIGKLANYYLKKGYTPVIAASDTFRAGAIEQVTHHADNVGVKIIKHQKGSDPAAVAFDAVEHAKAQGKELVLIDTAGRMQTNTNLMDEMKKIKRVSKPDLVIFVGDAITGNDATEQARKFNEAIDIDGVILTKADADSKGGASLSIGYVIQKPIMFLGVGQGYDDIMEYDSEWMLNQLFSEDDEAIVENEA is encoded by the coding sequence TTGTTTGAATCGTTAAAAAAGAAATTCTCACGTACCAGTGAAAAACTGGAAGAAGAACTTATAGAAGAAGCAGAAGCAGAAGACAACCTTCAGGAGGAATCCGGTTCAAGATTTTCATTTTTCTCATTCGGTAAGAAAAAGGAAGAGGAGACTGAAGAGGAAGAGGATGAAAATTTACTTCCGGAAGCTGAAGAAGTTGAAGAAAGCGAAGAGGTTTTAGAGGAACCTGCTGAAGAGCCTAAGGAGGAGAAGAAATCCCGTTTCTGGAGCAGAAGCAAGGATGAAACCCCTGAAGAGGATGAGGCTGAAGAGGTTTTAGAAGAAACTCCTGAAGAGGATGAGGCTGAAGAGGTTTTAGAAGAAATCGAAGAGAAAGACGAACCTAAGGAGGAGAAGAAATCCCGTTTCTGGAGCAGGAACAAGGAAGAGTCATCCGAAGAGGAAGATGATGAACCTAAAGAGGAGAAAAAGTCCCATTTCTGGAGCAGGAACAAGGATGAATCATCCGATGATGGGCAAGAAGATGAAGCCGAAGAAAAAGAGGAAAAATCTCATTTCTGGAGCAGGAACAAGGACAAGGATGAAAAGGACGTTTCCGCTGACGGTGAGGCCAAAGGTGGAATATTCTCATTTGTAAGGGAAAAGACCATTCAGGAAAAGCACGTTGAAGACATTCTCTTTGAACTTGAAATGGAACTTCTCCAGGGTGATGTTGCAATGGAGGTTGCAACCGAGGTCGTTGAAAGCGTCAAGGAAAACCTTGTCGGTAAGAAAATCAAAAGAAGCAATGACATCACTGAATACACATTCTATGCTTTAAGGGATGCGGTTTCCGATATCATAAGCATTGAAGGCAAGTCAATGACCGAAATGCTTGAGGAAAAGAAGGCACAGGGAGAGCCACTTGTTGTGATGTTTGTGGGTATCAACGGTACCGGTAAGACCACAACAATCGGAAAACTCGCCAACTACTATCTCAAAAAAGGTTACACTCCTGTAATTGCGGCTTCAGACACATTCCGTGCAGGGGCAATCGAGCAGGTCACACATCACGCAGACAATGTGGGGGTTAAAATCATCAAGCACCAGAAGGGTTCAGATCCTGCCGCTGTTGCATTCGATGCGGTTGAACACGCAAAGGCCCAGGGCAAGGAACTTGTTTTAATCGATACTGCAGGAAGGATGCAGACCAACACAAACCTTATGGACGAGATGAAAAAAATCAAGCGTGTATCCAAACCTGATTTGGTCATTTTCGTCGGTGATGCAATAACCGGTAACGACGCAACCGAACAGGCACGTAAGTTCAATGAGGCAATTGACATTGACGGTGTAATACTCACCAAGGCCGATGCTGACAGTAAGGGTGGTGCTTCACTTTCAATCGGTTATGTAATCCAGAAGCCGATTATGTTTTTAGGTGTTGGTCAGGGATACGATGACATTATGGAATATGACTCTGAATGGATGCTGAATCAGCTCTTTTCAGAAGACGATGAGGCAATTGTTGAAAATGAAGCTTAG
- a CDS encoding putative glycoside hydrolase: MKRIMLIFIFLLALASISAVTADENSTDLIADEKEDISALQSVDNLSSEVDDTLAEQSNEDIVKENESGDVKTTSQITASAVSGYEASFIKITFKLTSGGKPLASKNVTILLDGLTYDKTTNRNGEGSISVLLMKGTYYAKFSYEGDNSTTSAEKTSKVTVKSPTKTKLVVGDKNINYRQGSKCLFYVKLMTSSGKVLKNQEVVLNVAGKTYKLKTDNRGNAKVYLNLKKGTHKVKYSFKRVPAYSASSGSYKIKVKAKMAKGNGYWLWPAHMKSISLKSLAKKGTKHLFLHVEAISAYGKSYVVSFIKKAHRQGIKVHLWMQICYSGGEWVSPVRDDGSYKYGFMNKKIAEAKRYAKIKGVDGIHFDYMRYGGTAHKHKNAVESINYFVKKTAIQIHKIRPNCIVSGALMPEPSMMEYYYGQDVPTLSKYVDALLPMVYKGNYHQTRSWIKSVTQTFVKQSNGAQIWTGLQSYYSDSNTNKLPHSTLLKDAKAAKNGGALGIVLFRIGISCNFNFKKV; the protein is encoded by the coding sequence ATGAAACGTATAATGTTGATATTCATATTCTTATTGGCGCTGGCTTCCATTTCTGCAGTCACAGCCGATGAGAACTCTACTGATTTGATTGCTGATGAGAAGGAGGACATTTCCGCTCTTCAATCAGTGGATAACCTTTCATCTGAAGTGGATGACACTTTGGCCGAGCAATCGAATGAGGATATTGTGAAGGAAAATGAAAGCGGGGATGTTAAGACAACATCTCAAATCACAGCATCCGCCGTATCCGGTTATGAGGCATCATTTATAAAGATAACATTCAAGCTGACTTCAGGCGGCAAGCCATTGGCTTCCAAAAATGTCACAATTCTTTTGGATGGCCTCACTTATGACAAAACCACAAACAGGAACGGTGAGGGAAGCATATCCGTACTTCTTATGAAGGGAACATACTATGCGAAATTCAGCTATGAGGGGGACAATTCGACAACATCCGCTGAGAAGACATCAAAGGTGACAGTTAAAAGTCCCACCAAAACCAAGCTGGTTGTCGGCGACAAGAACATCAACTACCGTCAGGGTTCAAAATGTCTCTTTTATGTCAAGCTGATGACATCCTCCGGAAAGGTTCTAAAAAACCAGGAAGTTGTGCTGAATGTTGCAGGCAAGACTTATAAGCTCAAAACTGACAATAGAGGAAATGCCAAGGTATACCTTAACCTTAAGAAGGGAACCCACAAGGTGAAATATTCATTTAAAAGAGTTCCCGCATATTCCGCCTCAAGCGGATCATACAAAATCAAGGTCAAGGCCAAAATGGCTAAGGGTAACGGATATTGGCTCTGGCCGGCACACATGAAAAGCATAAGCCTTAAGAGTCTGGCCAAAAAGGGAACCAAACATCTTTTCCTTCATGTTGAGGCCATTTCAGCATACGGCAAATCCTATGTTGTGTCATTCATTAAGAAGGCACACAGACAGGGAATAAAGGTTCATCTGTGGATGCAGATATGCTACAGTGGGGGAGAATGGGTAAGTCCCGTAAGGGATGACGGCTCATATAAATATGGATTCATGAACAAGAAAATCGCTGAAGCCAAAAGATACGCCAAAATCAAGGGTGTGGATGGAATACACTTTGACTATATGAGGTATGGCGGAACCGCCCACAAGCACAAGAATGCCGTTGAATCCATCAACTACTTTGTCAAGAAGACTGCAATTCAGATTCATAAGATAAGGCCGAACTGTATAGTTTCAGGTGCGCTTATGCCCGAGCCTAGCATGATGGAGTATTATTACGGTCAGGACGTTCCAACATTAAGCAAATACGTAGACGCACTGCTTCCGATGGTTTATAAGGGCAACTATCATCAGACCCGTTCATGGATTAAGTCCGTAACCCAAACATTTGTCAAGCAGTCAAACGGGGCGCAAATCTGGACAGGTCTTCAGTCATACTATTCCGATTCCAATACCAATAAACTGCCTCACAGCACACTTCTGAAGGATGCAAAGGCTGCTAAAAATGGTGGTGCTTTAGGTATTGTACTGTTCAGAATAGGTATAAGCTGTAATTTCAATTTCAAAAAGGTTTAA
- the pfdA gene encoding prefoldin subunit alpha: MEDQQRLNNLVNEINVYRQQAELIQQQIELIQASIAEVEALFSTLDDIEGKDSVEAFVPVGAGSFVKGELKSTDEIIVSIGAGIAVKKDAEGAREILSGQKEELIDSRDKMLANLQQVTDMVGNLQAQAEQIAAAAQGNMTQMG, encoded by the coding sequence ATGGAAGATCAACAAAGATTAAACAATCTTGTTAATGAAATCAATGTATACAGACAGCAGGCTGAATTAATCCAACAGCAAATTGAATTGATTCAGGCTTCCATCGCTGAGGTTGAGGCTCTGTTTTCAACCCTGGACGATATTGAAGGTAAGGATTCAGTAGAGGCATTCGTACCTGTTGGTGCAGGTTCCTTTGTTAAAGGGGAACTCAAAAGTACTGATGAGATTATCGTAAGTATCGGTGCTGGAATCGCTGTTAAGAAAGATGCTGAAGGCGCTCGTGAAATCTTATCTGGGCAAAAAGAGGAATTAATCGACAGCCGTGACAAAATGCTTGCAAACTTACAGCAGGTAACTGACATGGTCGGTAATCTTCAGGCTCAGGCTGAACAGATTGCTGCCGCAGCACAAGGTAATATGACCCAAATGGGTTAA
- a CDS encoding 50S ribosomal protein L31e produces the protein MERVYTIPLRNVKEVKRTIRAPRAIREIKIFLTKHMKASDVKIDESINHAIWERGIQKIPSKITVKAVKDDDGVVKATLAE, from the coding sequence ATGGAAAGAGTTTACACAATTCCACTTAGAAATGTAAAAGAAGTCAAAAGGACTATCAGAGCTCCTAGAGCAATTAGGGAGATTAAAATTTTCTTAACCAAACACATGAAAGCTAGTGATGTTAAAATTGACGAATCTATTAATCATGCTATTTGGGAAAGAGGTATTCAAAAAATACCTTCAAAAATCACTGTAAAAGCAGTTAAAGATGATGATGGTGTTGTAAAAGCTACTTTAGCAGAATAA
- a CDS encoding 50S ribosomal protein L39e produces the protein MSRNKPLAKKLRMAKANKQNRRIPIWAYAKTNRKLRYRPKPRHWRRNSLKL, from the coding sequence ATGAGTAGAAATAAACCTTTAGCTAAAAAATTAAGAATGGCAAAAGCAAACAAACAAAATAGGAGAATTCCAATCTGGGCTTATGCTAAAACTAACCGTAAACTTAGATACAGACCTAAACCTAGACATTGGAGAAGAAACAGTCTTAAATTATAA
- the rpl18a gene encoding 50S ribosomal protein L18Ae has protein sequence MITKIYRVKGTFVMGDEYHDFTKEYKAVNESDIEEKIYANFGSKHAINRNQISIDSIEEIAPEDVEDPIVKEII, from the coding sequence ATGATAACAAAAATTTACAGAGTTAAAGGTACTTTTGTAATGGGTGATGAATATCATGATTTTACCAAAGAATACAAAGCTGTTAACGAAAGCGACATAGAAGAAAAAATCTATGCTAACTTTGGTAGTAAACATGCTATTAACAGGAACCAAATTTCAATCGATTCAATTGAGGAAATTGCTCCTGAAGATGTAGAAGACCCAATCGTAAAAGAAATTATTTAA